A stretch of the Gracilinanus agilis isolate LMUSP501 chromosome 4, AgileGrace, whole genome shotgun sequence genome encodes the following:
- the GOLT1A gene encoding vesicle transport protein GOT1A: MISISEWQKFGLGIVGFGIFFILLGILLYFDPVLLAFGNILFLCGISIIIGLKKTFWFFFQRQKLKGSSFFLGGIIIVLMRWPILGMTLEFYGSFSLFRGFFPVISGFLGSCIPFLSSLFQRQQGTRSMV; this comes from the exons ATGATTTCCATCTCGGAATGGCAGA AGTTTGGCCTGGGGATCGTGGGCTTTGGCATTTTCTTCATCCTCCTTGGGATCCTCTTATACTTTGACCCTGTGCTCCTGGCCTTTGGAAAT ATACTGTTCCTATGTGGCATCTCCATCATTATTGGCTTGAAAAAGACTTTTTGGTTCTTCTTCCAACGACAAAAACTGAAGGGTTCAAGCTTCTTCCTGGGGGGTATAATAATCGTCCTCATGCGATGGCCTATTTTGGGGATGACCCTGGAGTTCTATGGCTCTTTTAGCCTCTTCAG gggTTTTTTCCCAGTTATTTCTGGATTCCTAGGATCCTGTATCCCATTTCTCAGTTCG CTGTTCCAGAGGCAACAGGGTACCAGATCTATGGTCTGA
- the KISS1 gene encoding metastasis-suppressor KiSS-1, producing MRTSMYWQLLLLLSVPPFGETLDKFAPVENPGHTGQSGRLLAHLIPWEGRPRCPEKPEQKGQTQRLALLCPSDEASDPLWPGLCPTRSRLITAPQGALLVEREKDLSAYNWNSFGLRYGKRQTNRGKAQLPA from the exons ATGAGAACCTCAATGTATTGGCAGCTGCTGTTGTTACTTTCTGTACCCCCATTTGGAGAAACTTTAGACAAGTTTGCTCCTGTTGAGAACCCTGGACACACAG GACAGTCAGGCCGACTCCTGGCCCACTTGATTCCCTGGGAAGGGAGACCTCGGTGCCCTGAGAAGCCAGAACAAAAAGGACAGACACAGAGACTGGCCCTGCTCTGTCCCTCTGATGAGGCCTCTGACCCCTTGTGGCCAGGTCTGTGTCCTACTCGCAGCCGACTGATCACAGCACCCCAAGGAGCATTGTTGGTGGAGCGGGAAAAGGACCTGTCAGCCTACAACTGGAACTCCTTTGGTCTGCGTTATGGGAAGCGCCAAACAAACAGGGGGAAGGCCCAGCTGCCTGCTTGA